In Amaranthus tricolor cultivar Red isolate AtriRed21 chromosome 3, ASM2621246v1, whole genome shotgun sequence, a single window of DNA contains:
- the LOC130808449 gene encoding uncharacterized protein LOC130808449 produces MAAFDSTSCPEEHLMAYKNLMVLHTTNLSLWCKFFPTTLTGAALTWYTSLPGGSIHNFAQLEGKFLGHFIASRRQEKSNFHLLSITQLEGESISSYLKKFHEAVLEVTDLEELVALNALINGMKAQRLKFQLVESQVKTYAEAMKQCQSYVTASEICQAHDPKRRKSDKKDVATPHQSSRNREEP; encoded by the coding sequence atGGCAGCATTTGACAGCACGTCGTGCCCCGAGGAACACTTGATGGCGTACAAGAATTTGATGGTGCTGCACACTACCAACCTTTCCTTGTGGTGtaaattcttcccaactactcttacgGGAGCAGCCTTGAcatggtacacctcccttccagGAGGAAGTATCCACAATTTTGCCCAACTAGAAGGCAAGTTTCTGGGCCACTTTATAGCctcaagaaggcaggagaaatcaaacttccacctaCTTAGTATCACTCAATTGGAAGGAGAGTCCATATCCTCCTATCTTAAGAAGTTCCATGAGGCGGTGCTAGAGGTGACGGATTTAGAGGAATTAGTCGCCTTAAACGCCCTAATCaatggaatgaaggctcaaaggctcaAGTTTCAGTTGGTGGAGAGCCAGGTGAAGACATatgcggaggccatgaagcagtGTCAAAGTTATGTCACAGCCTCCgagatatgtcaggcacatgaccccAAGAGGCGGAAGTCTGACAAGAAGGACGTCGCAACTCCCCATCAATCCTCGAGGAACAGAGAAGAGCCCTAG